One genomic segment of Myxocyprinus asiaticus isolate MX2 ecotype Aquarium Trade chromosome 14, UBuf_Myxa_2, whole genome shotgun sequence includes these proteins:
- the LOC127451514 gene encoding myosin phosphatase Rho-interacting protein-like gives MFSTRENRCHRFQANIFNKSKCQNCFKTVYSHKLSEADLYQTKPVQVGWLLLAPEGTDFNSAGHRKRKWQRRFFVLNEHGLLRYSLDEMPGTLPQGSVNMTQCCEVLDASAQSGFQNCLRLCFYNRDYYIRTENTDSFSISRWQENLDVYPKTAKSNQRKKRKDHSHPQQTEDNQTTSTSSVKRSSSFASSSGSSFNSNIVRRGSFNSSNNSGGRGSSANADPLHNAGTNKGGTISRKGSFSAKGSSATGGTDKGKTSSVVSCTVEGVLSLSEKELEEKSPSGEVGVSSSSCNATSLITALGSSLSSSLDQLPNCSNTGGTKNRLGIESGYSSLEKTSTLVGDAQTYIDSRSQVTDQRESAFLTLDSELPPSTLTSSSTAQNDHKTTVSTSQDSSSNDDFPDLSRPSTSCSLHSKSLESRALDSTPTPDLLNFKKGWMSRLGEDGKWRKHWFVLTDQTLRFFSDSLAEEAADVDGEINLSTCYDVTDYPVQRNYGFQIHTKDGVFTLCAMTYGIRRNWIQAIMKNVRPIVAPDVTWKHSSIKSSSIPQKVPLNGAHARAGSSQYNTLPQEEEKRSRIRERRREGRYKTFDWAELSCKHHKEVEPNDLSRREWDHNCEHSVPPAPASSPEELIIQSASEVSEKEYSQKIRLSQEQSLKIMSADIPSHLSLIGVSNLTSPESISPDSLEVDAGTAHVHCDHSAELQKAKPKEKKQVDRATSPLPVTFSSSYSQTEWQWEVELQSLRRELKAERERSQTEERDFKLCEAKLQAQLNNSQDSLHKAELRIQESEALMKERDKVLESLRGKLEEVTSHLKATEEAQALKEVRLQRHLCLLQESQERERRSFSDSLEHSEQRLKELEEDLRQKEAELHKRPTGEITGDLIRRCQELQNQLEESDSEVSCLQARLQTEETLYYDMEHDYEQACEEIQSLRGALQDCERVCEERFQTQLVQQQQELDRKERELQEVLVKMAVLGSSLEETEHRLKEAQTYPPESDTFTEPQSLFKVSNIRQKMKGQNGVEMQPITQGEESERVISVIQALERKLCDTEVRLRELTVHLQQQQQLNTGPLALCDCTQEGRLFSDELHNCTGALHSLQRTNLDRTSDKAEVCLSDNGDIVSQWLGVESPGRWQALDMASRVLSLEALVIQRMASALEQPSTELLHKLSELHVQLLRMAQGGSHSGAVESMNSQIFLYPLEQDQTDSALSESEIQRLCVRAEIAYLKHTLHTHSSQEQQASELFYACPWPDLESSSSSTRKENGSSQGPKLADISPPELAPYSEQMDERVAGLLLEDSEIQLACRQNLVAELHAQAQSLQDLSIQLQSDRGSDLHPELPASILKVAMFQATLAYMACRMRCALQQEMSALRKKGEQAECECRAMCHNMEVLFQEQMESYEEKLRKERIAIEKAEQGRVSADTNARLRVEEAKRMQVEFEEKLQELQKIHEEEMSRLHEYYIQNLSKSKAATPSEQEENREMERVSVTALRDRIGELQTEVTRLREELSNQDDKTFHLDLENIKATYEHGFTIMEESHQRVIEEMQRQHQREVERLTEERERVLQEETNATIAAIEAMRKAHKEEMDKTQKALQNGSSVDNRQLRAQYREELESLHRELEVLSEQYSQKCLENTQLTQTIETERDALSTTQRENQELRTHNQELNECLAAELSLMHSRMNGEVHSQFFQEKDMYQLEVNLRVKESEIKCLKQEINSLKLELQAANTNFKELHSELNALGVKSQSDFIKLKMEPARKQDLKYDLMKSRSSPDFLKDCSTLSQPSLKDGLTVQERMKLFELTCTHKI, from the exons ATGTTTTCCACAAGAGAAAATCGGTGTCACCGTTTCCAGGCCAACATcttcaataaaagtaaatgtcaaAACTGCTTCAAAACCGTGTATTCGCACAAACTCAGCGAGGCAGATCTGTATCAG ACTAAGCCTGTTCAGGTGGGGTGGCTTCTCCTGGCCCCTGAGGGCACAGACTTCAACAGTGCTGGCCACAGGAAACGG AAATGGCAAAGGAGGTTTTTTGTGCTTAATGAGCATGGGCTTCTACGCTACTCTTTGGATGAGATG CCAGGTACGTTGCCCCAGGGAAGTGTGAATATGACCCAGTGTTGTGAGGTTCTTGATGCTTCAGCTCAATCTGGCTTCCAGAACTGTCTGAGGCTTTGCTTCTATAACAGAGACTACTACATCAGAACAGAAAACACTGACAGCTTCAGTATCAGTAG gtGGCAAGAAAATCTGGATGTTTATCCCAAAACTGCTAAATCAAatcagaggaagaagaggaaggatCATTCACATCCACAG CAGACTGAAGACAACCAAACCACCAGCACCAGTAGTGTTAAGAGAAGTAGCAGTTTTGCCAGCAGCAGTGGAAGTAGTTTTAACAGCAACATTGTCAGAAGAGGCAGCTTCAATTCTAGTAATAACAGTGGTGGTCGAGGGTCCAGTGCCAATGCTGACCCATTACACAATGCTGGCACCAATAAAGGCGGTACCATTAGCAGAAAAGGCAGCTTCAGTGCTAAAGGTAGCAGTGCTACAGGAGGTACCGATAAAGGCAAAACAAGCAGTGTGGTGAGCTGCACAGTGGAGGGGGTCTTATCACTTTCAGAAAAGGAGCTGGAGGAGAAGTCACCCAGTGGTGAAGTCGGAGTTTCTTCTAGCAGTTGTAATGCAACGTCTCTCATTACTGCGCTTGGTTCTTCTCTCTCTTCATCACTCGATCAGCTCCCAAACTGCTCCAATACAGGCG GTACTAAGAATAGATTGGGCATTGAAAGCGGCTATTCCTCCCTGGAGAAGACAAGTACTCTTGTTGGGGATGCTCAAACATACATTGACTCCAG ATCTCAGGTcactgatcagcgggagagtgcaTTTCTCACTCTGGATTCTGAGCTCCCTCCCTCAACCCTCACTTCCTCCTCTACTGCACAAAATGACCACAAAACAACTGTCAGTacatctcag GATTCCTCCTCTAATGATGACTTTCCTGATCTTTCTCGACCCTCAACGTCATGCAGTCTCCATTCCAAATCACTGGAAAGTAGAGCTCTTGATTCCACCCCTACG CCTGACCTTTTAAATTTCAAGAAAGGATGGATGTCTAGATTGGGAGAAGATGGAAAg TGGCGGAAGCATTGGTTCGTTCTTACTGACCAGACTTTGCGATTCTTCAGTGACTCTTTAGCAGAAGAG GCAGCTGATGTGGACGGTGAGATCAACCTGTCTACTTGCTATGATGTTACAGATTACCCTGTACAGAGAAACTATGGCTTTCAGATTCAT ACAAAGGATGGGGTCTTCACCCTCTGCGCAATGACTTACGGAATACGACGAAACTGGATCCAAgcaattatgaaaaatgttcgTCCCATCGTTGCCCCTGATGTCACATG GAAACATTCCTCTATAAAATCCAG TTCGATTCCTCAAAAGGTGCCATTGAATGGTGCACATGCTCGTGCAGGCTCTTCCCAATATAATACGCTACCCCAGGAAGAGGAGAAAAGGAGCCGTATCCGAGAGCGCCGTAGAGAGGGACGTTACAAAACCTTTGATTGGGCAGAATTAAGTTGTAAACATCACAAGGAGGTGGAGCCCAATGACCTCTCAAGAAGGGAATGGGACCATAATTGTGAGCACTCAGTCCCTCCCGCACCTGCGTCATCCCCTGAAGAGCTAATCATACAGTCTGCCTCTGAGGTATCAGAAAAGGAATACTCTCAGAAGATAAGACTTTCTCAGGAGCAAAGCCTGAAGATCATGTCTGCTGATATACCATCACACTTATCACTTATTGGAGTGTCCAATCTTACCTCCCCTGAATCAATTAGCCCAGACAGCTTAGAAGTTGATGCAGGTACAGCACATGTTCACTGTGACCACTCTGCTGAACTGCAGAAAGCTAAACCCAAAGAAAAAAAGcag GTTGATCGTGCCACCTCTCCCTTGCCTGTCACTTTCTCTTCATCCTACTCACAGACAGAATGGCAGTGGGAGGTGGAACTTCAGAGCCTTCGTAGAGAGCTGAAGGCAGAGCGTGAGAGGAGTCAGACTGAAGAGAGGGACTTTAAACTCTGTGAGGCCAAACTCCAAGCTCAGCTTAACAATAGCCAGGACAGCCTTCATAAGGCAGAGTTAAGGATTCAAGAGTCAGAAGCTCTTATGAAGGAGCGTGATAAGGTGCTGGAGAGTCTGCGTGGAAAGTTGGAGGAGGTAACAAGCCACCTAAAGGCAACAGAAGAGGCGCAAGCCTTGAAGGAGGTCCGGCTGCAGAGGCACCTGTGTCTCCTGCAAGAGAGCCAGGAACGGGAGAGGAGGAGCTTTAGTGACAGCCTTGAGCATTCAGAGCAGCGTTTGAAGGAACTAGAGGAGGATCTAAGGCAGAAAGAGGCTGAACTGCACAAGAGGCCAACAGGAGAAATTACAGGTGACCTTATACGGAGGTGCCAGGAGCTACAAAACCAGCTGGAGGAGTCTGACAGTGAGGTCAGTTGCTTGCAGGCACGCCTCCAAACAGAGGAGACTCTCTATTATGACATGGAGCATGATTACGAACAAGCTTGTGAGGAGATACAAAGTTTGCGAGGTGCTCTACAGGACTGTGAAAGGGTCTGTGAGGAGCGCTTCCAAACCCAGTTGGTGCAGCAACAACAAGAGCTGGACAGGAAGGAGCGTGAACTGCAGGAAGTGCTCGTTAAGATGGCTGTCCTGGGCAGTAGTCTTGAGGAGACGGAACATAGGCTCAAGGAAGCTCAAACCTATCCTCCAGAATCTGATACATTTACAGAGCCGCAAAGTCTGTTCAAGGTCTCAAACATCAGACAGAAAATGAAAGGCCAGAATGGTGTGGAAATGCAGCCCATTACTCAGGGAGAAGAGTCAGAACGAGTGATCTCTGTGATCCAGGCACTAGAGCGCAAGTTGTGTGACACAGAAGTGCGACTCCGGGAGCTTACTGTGCATCTTCAGCAGCAGCAACAACTTAACACTGGACCTCTCGCACTCTGTGATTGCACACAAGAGGGCCGACTCTTTTCGGATGAGTTGCACAATTGTACTggagcattgcatagccttcagaGGACAAATTTAGACAGAACCTCTGACAAAGCTGAAGTGTGCCTTTCTGATAATGGAGATATTGTAAGCCAGTGGTTAGGTGTTGAGAGTCCAGGGAGGTGGCAAGCACTGGACATGGCTAGCAGAGTGTTGTCGTTGGAGGCACTGGTCATCCAAAGGATGGCCTCTGCACTTGAGCAACCCAGCACAGAGCTGCTTCATAAACTGTCAGAGCTTCATGTCCAGCTGCTTAGGATGGCTCAAGGAGGCAGTCACAGTGGGGCTGTGGAATCTATGAACTCTCAGATCTTCTTGTACCCTCTGGAGCAAGATCAGACAGACAGTGCACTGAGCGAAAGTGAAATCCAAAGATTGTGTGTGAGAGCAGAAATAGCATATCTTAAACACACTCTTCACACACATTCCTCACAGGAGCAACAAGCTTCAGAACTCTTTTATGCATGTCCTTGGCCAGATTTGGAGAGTTCGTCATCTAGCACCAGAAAAGAAAATGGTTCCAGTCAGGGACCCAAGCTTGCTGACATCAGCCCACCTGAACTTGCACCCTACAGTGAACAGATGGATGAACGTGTAGCCGGTCTCCTCCTTGAGGACTCTGAGATACAGCTTGCTTGCAGACAGAACCTAGTGGCAGAGCTCCATGCTCAGGCCCAGTCACTGCAGGACCTCTCTATACAGCTACAGTCTGATAGAGGGTCTGACCTGCATCCTGAACTTCCTGCATCCATCCTGAAGGTGGCGATGTTTCAGGCCACTTTGGCGTACATGGCGTGCAGAATGCGTTGTGCTCTACAGCAGGAGATGAGTGCTCTACGCAAGAAGGGAGAGCAGGCAGAGTGCGAGTGCCGAGCAATGTGCCACAACATGGAAGTTCTGTTCCAGGAACAGATGGAGAGCTACGAGGAGAAGCTGCGCAAAGAGCGCATTGCCATTGAAAAGGCAGAGCAGGGGCGTGTCTCTGCAGACACCAATGCCCGATTGAGGGTTGAAGAAGCGAAAAGAATGCAGGTAGAATTTGAAGAGAAGCTCCAAGAGCTCCAGAAAATCCACGAGGAGGAGATGAGCCGTCTCCATGAATACTACATCCAGAACTTGTCAAAATCAAAAGCTGCAACCCCTTCAGAACAAGAGGAGAATCGAGAGATGGAGCGGGTTTCTGTGACTGCTCTGCGAGACCGAATCGGAGAGCTCCAGACTGAGGTCACCCGCTTGAGGGAAGAGTTGAGCAATCAGGATGACAAGACATTCCATCTAGACCTGGAAAACATTAAG GCCACGTATGAGCATGGTTTCACCATTATGGAGGAAAGCCACCAGCGGGTGATTGAGGAGATGCAGAGGCAGCATCAGAGAGAGGTGGAAAGACTgacagaagagagagaaagggtgCTGCAGGAAGAGACAAACGCCACCATTGCAG CCATTGAGGCCATGAGAAAAGCTCATAAGGAGGAAATGGACAAGACTCAGAAAGCCCTGCAAAATGGATCCAGTGTGGACAACCGCCAGCTACGTGCACAGTAcag gGAAGAGCTAGAATCATTGCACAGGGAGCTGGAGGTGTTGTCAGAGCAGTATTCTCAGAAATGCCTGGAGAATACTCAGTTAACCCAAACCATAGAGACTGAACGGGATGCACTGAGCACTACACAGAGAGAGAACCAGGAGCTTCGCACTCACAACCAG GAGTTAAACGAGTGTTTGGCTGCGGAGTTATCCCTAATGCATTCACGCATGAATGGGGAGGTTCATTCTCAATTTTTTCAGGAAAAAGACATGTATCAGCTGGAG GTAAACCTGAGAGTAAAGGAATCTGAGATTAAGTGTCTGAAACAGGAGATCAACTCTCTTAAATTGGAACTGCAGGCAGCCAATACG AATTTTAAAGAGCTGCACTCTGAGCTGAATGCTTTAGGAGTCAAAAGTCAAAGTGACTTCATAAAATTGAAGATGGAGCCAGCCAGAAAGCAGGACTTAAAATACG ATTTGATGAAATCAAGGAGTAGCCCAGATTTCCTTAAGGATTGTTCTACACTCTCACAACCT agtcTTAAGGATGGGCTCACTGTTCAAGAGAGGATGAAGCTCTTTGAATTAACTTGCACACATAAGATTTGA
- the LOC127452278 gene encoding ATP-sensitive inward rectifier potassium channel 12-like produces MSVGRPHRYSIVSSSEEEVYRHGNMPALGNGFGNGKIQTRRKVRSRFVNKTGQCNVSFAHMDEQSQRYLADIFTTCVDIRWRWMFILFSLAFVLSWLAFGFAFWTIALIHGDLDRPSGDDFTPCVMQVNSFVAAFLFSVETQTTIGYGFRCVTEECPLAVFMVVIQSIVGCIIDSFMIGAIMAKMARPKKRAETILFSHNAVIAMRDGKLCLMWRVGNLRKSHIVEAHVRAQLIKPRITEEGEYIPLDQIDINVGYDQGLDRIFLVAPLTILHEINEESPLFGISKQDLETADFEIVVILEGMVEATAMTAQVRSSYLASEILWGHRFEPVVFEEKNQYKVDYSHFHKTYEVPSTPRCSGKDMDESKSLGRESGANFCYENELAFISRDEEEQEEERGESATELETLSANLNFDQRSFHKESEI; encoded by the coding sequence ATGAGTGTGGGCAGGCCCCACCGTTACAGCATTGTGTCATCGTCGGAGGAGGAGGTGTATCGCCACGGCAACATGCCCGCCCTCGGCAATGGCTTTGGCAATGGCAAGATCCAGACACGGAGGAAAGTGCGGAGCCGCTTCGTAAACAAGACAGGCCAGTGCAATGTCAGTTTTGCACATATGGACGAGCAATCCCAGCGTTACCTTGCAGACATTTTTACCACATGTGTGGACATCCGCTGGCGCTGGATGTTCATCCTTTTCTCCCTTGCTTTTGTTCTTTCCTGGCTTGCGTTTGGTTTTGCCTTCTGGACCATTGCTCTTATCCACGGTGACTTAGACCGACCTTCTGGAGATGACTTCACACCATGTGTCATGCAGGTCAACAGCTTTGTTGCGGCATTTTTGTTCTCGGTTGAGACACAAACCACGATTGGCTACGGGTTCCGTTGTGTGACTGAGGAGTGTCCACTAGCTGTGTTCATGGTTGTCATCCAGTCCATTGTGGGCTGCATTATTGACTCCTTTATGATTGGTGCCATCATGGCCAAAATGGCGCGACCTAAAAAACGGGCTGAGACAATACTGTTCTCGCACAATGCTGTCATTGCTATGCGTGATGGGAAGTTGTGCTTAATGTGGCGCGTTGGGAACTTGAGGAAAAGTCACATCGTTGAGGCTCACGTGCGGGCGCAACTTATAAAGCCCCGAATAACAGAAGAAGGCGAATACATCCCACTCGACCAGATTGACATCAATGTGGGCTACGACCAAGGTCTTGACCGCATCTTCCTAGTTGCTCCCCTCACTATCCTCCATGAGATAAATGAGGAGAGTCCACTGTTTGGAATCAGCAAGCAGGACCTGGAGACAGCTGATTTTGAAATCGTGGTCATACTAGAAGGGATGGTTGAGGCGACTGCAATGACGGCTCAGGTGCGCAGCTCCTATCTGGCCAGTGAGATCTTATGGGGCCATCGCTTTGAGCCAGTGGTGTTTGAGGAAAAGAACCAGTATAAGGTAGACTACTCGCACTTCCATAAAACCTACGAGGTGCCCTCAACGCCACGCTGCAGTGGCAAAGACATGGACGAGAGCAAGTCCCTTGGACGAGAGTCTGGCGCCAACTTCTGTTATGAGAATGAGTTGGCCTTCATCAGCAGGGATGAAGAGGAGCAAGAGGAGGAGAGGGGTGAGAGTGCGACTGAGCTAGAGACGCTTTCGGCCAATCTGAACTTTGATCAGAGGTCATTTCACAAAGAATCAGAAATCTAA